ATTACTTGTTTGGTAAACTGAAAAGGAAAAACCTCATCAATCTAACCGTTTATACAACTTTTGTTGAACTtgttatttttttcttttcctttcaaATTGCACACCATTCTTCTAAATCTTTTATCCTATGAtgctattagatatatagatattgcAAATAAACAGGCTGAAGGTCATAGATTTACTACCTTCATGTGCCCTTAATGTCCATTTATGACTAATTTCTTAAAGATTTAAGAACATATTTCTATTACATATTGCACATACACTAGTAATTTTTAAGAATTTCACTCATCTCTCTGCTCTTATAAAAATTGTATATTCAGGACATCACAGAGGGGCAATTCTTTAAGAAGTTGCAAGTATTTTCCATACTCATAATGTCTTAAGCTAAGAGCATGAGATATACTTGTATATTTTTTTTAACATTTATATCTTTGCAGAGGTTGGAGATGTCTCATCCCTTTCTCTCTCGATTATATCTTTCTCTTAGCTGTAAGTTTAAAACTTTATATCCTTAAtaaaagttgtaaggttttccATGTTTGGGTCCTCGGAAAAGGCCAGCAATCTgaccccatactctagtgtacgcagcctATCAGGAATattccctggctgtttccaacccttccctggccacccgAAGATTCGAACCTAAGACTTATTGCAAGGATGTTAGGACCACAACCACTGGGCTACCTTAGTGATGTCTTCAAACCGTTTATATTTAACTTTACATCAGCATATGGTGAATTGCAATttctgttttttattttatttgttacggagtattatttttctTTTGCGCTTAGATTGCGGACATGGTGCAAAAGGTTCCATCTTTTAAAACTGGTGGTGCTTTTTGGTTCGTGGATCTTACGACTCCTGATCTTTTCTATTTTCCTTGTTGGCTTTGTCTTGCATTGGTACGATTTTACTCTAAGTTAACTTTTAATCTAATTACATAATGCTATTTTGCATAACTTTGTGTATCTTAAACCTCACTGTATCAGAAATAAAATACATTCACTGATACATACTCCTAATGATTTGTACTGTAGTATATTAGAGTTGACGCCTTAACAAAGACTAGTGGCTTTCATGATCGCGAAAAGATAATAAATAAAATTAGTCCTTGTCTCGTTTCACTCCTCCTTGTACCATTTTTACCAAAGGTACATATCACAAAATCCGAGTTCCATAAACATTATAAATATTTTCAGTttcttgatttttgattttttttcgTACGTgttttattctaattattattatagctAGCTTTTTTTTAACATTTGTGCAGGCTTTCTATCTTTATTTGATTACTTCCAACTTGATTAACTCTACAATTTTAAAAAGTAAGCTACTGAATTTAACCTATGAAttgctcattattattattattattattataattactgttCTGTttctttttgatcaaaaatatttcTACTTGCAAATATTTTTGTTAACTTTTAAATTTGTAGGATTGTTGTGTTAAGCTTCTAATTTGTGGTTATCATGTATTCAGAGTTTAAAAAAACAGAGCATGCAGAAGTTGGTGCAGCCTTGGATCAATCCATAACTTGTTCATCACCTCTCAGTTAGAAGACAATTTCAGAACAAGATCAAGAAATCAACATCACCAATTATGTTTATCTATTCTTTAGCAAATGTTTTAATGGAGATTGAGACTTTTATTTTTTGGATTCTTTTGATTAATGGTTATAGTTTTAGATAGTTGTACGATGAGAAAATGCAGTAAGTTAGATTCTTTTGTTTGTTGGTTGAGCTGCTATGTATGCGATTAGCATACACTATGAAACTTCATCTGGGACAAGGTTGGTAATCCGGTTAACCTGACCCTAATAGGGGTTATTTGGGTCGGACTAGTTGGGTTTTtgtaaagaaaaaaaagaaaagaaaactttACATGCAAGCTGACCCTATTTAGCATAGGTTCGGGTTAAATGGTTGTTGGATAATAGGTTCGGGTCGGGTTTAGATTTGAGGTAGAAAATTGACCCGTTTATAATACAGATATAAATGGCTTGATCTGGATTATGTTTTATCTCTAACAGGTCAAATAAGTCCAATTAAATGTATATAATTAGATGTGgtgaaatgggtcgaatgggttAAACATGTCGAAACTCGACTGAATGTATACATTTTATATGGTTTTGAGTCTCCCTAAATGTAAACATACTATGACCAAAAATGTATCGAGTGTATTGTCTTGTGAACGCATAAATTGTGTATATAACTTCCATTTATTGACCCGTTTGACCTAATGTTTTATGCATGGTTCATGGATGTGTTCCTCATAATGCTATGCTTCTTCAATTATCTTGATTCTTAATTTAAGTACATTACAGACTGATTTTGATGGATGACTAAACTTGAAGGACTTGTTTGTAATTAAACATATTTCAAACAGACTTTTCAGACGTACAAAATACCAGATACACGGTTGAACCTTTCCAATTATAAACCCTAACTGATAAACCCTCTCAGGCTCTCACTGTAAGTTCATTTCTTTAATTCTATTTCAATTTCATTTCAATCAAATTCATAACATAGATGCTTATACATATACATCGTATATACATATCATGTTTATTTAATCTGATTGTATCTCACCCAGGGGAAATTAATTAATTGATTGAATCAATCAATGGCATACAGACGTAGTCTCACTACAAAACTGAAACAATTCACGCAACAACAACATCGATTAATCACACCTTCAATCTCACATCTTAATCACGATGATGAAAATCAAAATAATCAGTATCCTGATGTGAAACTGAACAGATTCATGCAAAGTAGATCTTATGGTGGTTATGGAAATAAAAGTTATACATCgtcagggttagggtttgggggtaGCGTTAACGGTGTGAGTTCGTGGTCTCGATATCGATATCAGTTACCGATGAGAACGGGTGGATTATTGTTAGCTAGAAATATATCATCTACTACAATTGGAGATGGAGTGGATAAGATTGAATATTTGACTGATTTAGCTGATGATTTGACTGAAAAAACGATTGAAGTAATGTCGAATCAAGCTCCTGCTATTAGTGAAGTTGCTATTGCTGTTGCGGATTCGTGGCCGCCGGTTGCAGCTTTACAGTATGCCATTGATGGGATTCATAGCTTTACCGGGCTTAACTGGTAAGCTGTAATCGTAAAgcttacatttttattattatgttgAGGATATTGCTATTGTACTTCTGTTTAATATTATTGAAAACTATAATTTTTCAGTTGTTTGGGACAGAGTATATCGTTTTCAAAGGAATTATATGACATAATCAGCTGCAATGTAACTTTTCGAAGCTGTAATATCATAaaattaactaaaacttaaaatggcagCTAAATAACATGGTTATCAGATATAGCTGTGTTACTGCTACTATAAAAATGATTATTTGATCCCCTAAGTTATTAAGTAAACAGGGTGCTTTCACTAAATCCTAATTCCTAAACAATTGAAATTGATATCCACGCGGTATAGTGTAGATTGTTTATGTTTATCGTAGCATCCATATAGACATATAGTCTACATTACTTATTATTGTGAAATTTGACTTTTGGCTGAATGAAACTTCACATCAGGTTACTAACTTTGTTAATGCTATTGTAACTTAATAAAATATCATGTTTAATTCTTGTCAAGTTATGTGCTATACATAACTTTGTATATGCTATTGTCATGTTATGTGCTATACATAACTTTGTCAAGTTATCGCTGAATGATACTTCATATAAAGTTACTAACTTTGTTAATGCTATTGTAACTTAATAATCAAACTGATTATTTGACTTTTTGTACTTTTCTTTCTAGATATATAGTGAAAGAAttatattttcttttaatttcTGTCAGGTGGGCAAGCATAGTAATAACAACCCTTATTATTAGAACCTGTTCAATCCCGATCATGATTAATCAGCTGAAGGCTACCACAAAGCTAACCGTGAGTTCTGCATTGTCTAGCTTCCATTTAGTAATCGGATTTTCGCATAACATGTTCATTTTTTGCACATTTGGCAGTGACAATGCAATATTTGTATTATATCCTATATCCAGATTAATttgtaattattataatatctagtAATTTTGAACAGATTTTGAGGCCACAGCTTGAGGAGATTAAGCAGGAGATGCAAGATAAGGTACAGACATCCACTTTTTCCATGTGCTTCGAATGTATGTTTAATATATCTCTAATTGATTTTCGTTAAAATGTTTACTTATTTCTGCTATTCTTTTAAAATCCTCTTCAGGGCATGAGTCCGTCAGCTGTTGCCGACGGTCAGGATAAAATGAAAGCGGTATTCAAGGAGTAAGCTTTTCTTGATATTCCTTATTTCAAAAAGTAATTAGCTGCTTTTACATGACTATGTGTATATttttaatgattttaatattaattcCTTTGAACATATATTATATCTGCAGGCACGGTGTTAGTACATTTACACCTTTGAAGGGACTCCTCTTCCAAGGCCCCGTTTTTGTCAGtttttttcttgctgtaagttaaaAATGTTATATCTATGATGACTCGTGTTTCACATTATATTCAATTGTACATCATTTGAATAGAAGTACCAATATTTTGTGGTTCATTTTCAGATTCAGAACATGGTGGAAAAGGTTCCATCTTTTAAAACTGGAGGGGTTTCGTGGTTCCTCGATCTTACGACCGCTGATCCATTCTATTTTCTTCCTTGTTTGACTGCATTTTCGTTCTGGATAACTGTAGAGGTAACATCTAGTCTCTTTCTTTAAACTCTGTATCTATACACTTCTATTTTGCTTTATTGTGTGTATCATAAACGTCCTTCAATATAGGATGAGATCATGGTCAAAAGCGTCAAACAGGCTGAACGTCATCTGCAATTTATCCAATTACATAAAAAACTTATAAATTGctctattaaaaaaaaattatatatatgttgCCCTCTCCAGTTTAACATGCAAGAAGGCTTGGAAGGCAATCCTGCTGCTAGCACTATGAAAAACGTCTCGAGAGCTTTTGCCGCTCTTACGGTTCCCCTAACTGCAAGTTTTCCAAAGGTATTTTTCACAAATCACAACTTTCGATTACTAAACCACCAAACACCATATTTGATTTTGATTACTATAATACATGAAAATTGTAACAAAGATCATTTTTCACATTTGTGCAGGCTCTCTTCTGTTATTGGATTACATCTAACCTATTCTCCCTTGTATATGGACTAAGTAAGTCTCACTCAAACTTAGAAACTGCCAGGGGCGTATCTACCTATAAGACCGTGGGGTCACGAGACACCAGTTTGAAAATTTACATTACAAATTACTCTTTAAATTGTATGGGGCACCATTAAATTTAATTATAGGACCCCATACATTTTTtagaatttttaaatttttttttttaggtaaACAACCACTCTTCAAACTGTATAGGACACTACTAGTTTTTAAGTATAGGACCTcatatatttttagaatttatagtttttttttcttttcgggtAGGGGTAGCTTTCAAATATATAATTAGTACTGGGAACAAAATTTGGGACCCCTTTGAGTTTTAATTCTGGAATCACCACTGGAATGTTGATGTTAATTAATTCATGTCATACTTATTTCTATGTATAACAAAATTTGTGGTCAATTTCAATTGGCTCGCTAAGTACATACACATACATCTTCCCTTCTTGGTGTGATGTTTGTTTCTTTAGTTAACATCTAGTTTTGTTGCTACGTTGATTCAGTAATTAAAAGACCCGGTGTGAAGAAGCTTTTAAATATACCCATAATCGTACCTCCACCACCATCTCCCGCTGGTGAATCAAAACCAGCGTTTTCCTTTTTCGAAGGAATGAAAAAGTACGCTGCTGCAAAAGCAATGCAACAACGACAATTAGAAGCACCAACACCCACAACAACGAATCAACGAGTATCAAAAACGTCAGTTCTCAGTAATAGGATCAGAATATTAGAGAAAAATGCTAAAGGTCGAAAGAAGAATAAGAGGGCGTGAGTATAAAAGGAGTCATCGATTAAAGTTGTTGATGGTTCTGAATCGTCTGTAATGGGCAGTTACTTGTCCGTTAACTAAATGTAATAACTTTAATTATTTATGTTGTTTTTTCGGTTTTGTTTTTTTGAAATTATATAGCAGGACATATCAACACAAGAGATGCTCATAATTTGAGGGTACCTCAAAGAATTTCTTGATGTTATGTGCCTACTTTTTTTGCTCTACAAATGGAAGAGAGAGTCCTTATCATAGGAAATAGGAATTTGTTATGTTGTgtgtaataataatacaaatgtaAGGTTATTGTAACACATTTTGTTGTTTTTATGTTgtgtacaataataataatcaaagtatTTGTGGAATTTGATATCAGGCTGTGGATTCAAGTAACTAAACAAGTTTTCATTACAAAGTATTGCTGTGTTCTTGTAGGTTATCAATACCAAAACATGTTTATGCTTAATTAGTATAGTAATTATCTATAACATTTGCTTAAATGGTGATTTAAAACTTCAGCCAATATTGAAGGTGAATTTTGCTATAAAACCTTGATCAGGTAACATGTAAAAATTGTAGGCACCAAGACTCTTCCTAGCCGTGCTTGTGACATTAGAGTCAAATGATGCACTTTTTGGTGAAAAAAAAAGGGTTTTTGACTGTGACTTTATTTGACCCTCGTTAACTCAAAATGTCATTTTTGTGTGTGTCAAATATTTGTAGGGTGATGAGGTAAAATATGATTGGAAATTAGGtgggaaaaaataaaaataataaccgTGATTGGTTGGTTAATTTCGTTACCCTTCTGTTAATAATCCAATTGACGCCCCTTTGCGTGAAACTTTGACGCCCCGTTAATGGCATCAGGGGCATCAAAGCCCATTCTACCTCATTTGACGGGGGGAAATGACGCTGCGATGCATATAGTCTAAGTTGTTTACTTTTATTTTGTATCAAGTGTTATTTTCATATGCCTGTGTTTGAAGAGGGGCTGTGTTTCTATTGTAGACCATTTTTTAGATTAAATGACATATTAAGTGACAAaagaataacaattttatttactgAATTAAGAAGGGTATAGAAACAAATATATAAATGGAAAGTAAGCACACAAGTAACAAGTTACTCTAGTATATAGGAACCTGATGTCTTGATACACTAGATCTATGAATGTATTCATGACAGGTTAAAGTCTTATTTCATAAAGGTTTAACTTGGTGATAATAAATAAGCAAAACAAAAGCAACACATTATCACATAAGTCATTGCAAAATCAAATGATCCAAGAGACCAAGATCCACGATTATGCTAGGTAACTTGACTCCAATATCAAGATTCATAGAAAATATTCACTGCTATATGTATAACTGAATCAAACAATCCAAAGTTGACAGTTAGATTAGATAACAAGAAAGTCTACTTTTTTGACATACAAATCTCACTTTTGTCATGGAAAATTTAGTACACGAAAAATACATATTGATTACTCGAagcaaaaaagaaagaaaaaaaagaagaagcAAAATTTGATAATAAATCTAATCTTTCCAAGCATCTTTGTTAACTCGTCGTGAAGAAACACCTGCAGAAGAAATGCTCGGAGTAAGTGGCATCGAAGGCGTACTCGGTGCTTCAACATCATCCCAATCATCACCCCAGTTGTCATCCCAACCATCTTTTTCGTTAAAATCTATCTTGGGCCCACCTGAAACCGGGAGCTCAGCATCCAACTTTTGGTATTTCGCACCATTATTCAAAAAACGTCTTCTTTGATAGGTCACACATACAAGGACTGATACTAATACTAGTACAAAAGCTAAAGATATGAGTCCGAGAAATGGAGTTCGCCTGAAAAGATTGGTGTAAGTCAACTGTGGTGTACGGTTTGACTTTTTCATGGGGTTATGCGTAAGAAAATCGATAAAGTCAAGACTACAACTGCCTTCGTTCGTTTTTAAAGTTATTAACTTTTCGGTTTTACCATCCCCTATTGAAACCATAACCTGCATGTAAAGAATAATACGTCAAATAATTTTTACTACAACTTTTAGTATTTTAGCTTTTACAGACTACTAGTACCTTATGGTCTTCGTTTTCTTGAATTTGAATTTTGTTTTTATCTAGGCGAACAAAATCAGGTGCGCTGATATCCACAACCAATACGCCCTTTCCCTTATTCTGGATTAATAAGGAAACTTCCGTAGACTCTGAAAGATAAAAACATAACAGTCAGTATTGTTTTGTCTGAATACTATTATAATGTCATGCTCCAATTtaatcatatgaatatatatactataactatacATACCATCTCCTGGAACGTTTAGACAGGCAATCATTTCATGACTACCACCAACACCAATCGTGCATTGAAAAGACGAATCACATAATTCACCTCTAAAACTTCCCTTTCTTCCTAACGACAAACTATCTTCTTTCGGTACATTCTTCAATCCCGACCCTTTATCGTCTGTACCTTTCTTCACAACATCATCCACCGACACCTTATCTTTTAAACCCGTATGCACATTATCCGTTTCTTTATCAGTTACTGGCTTAACCGGAACACTCTTACTGTTATCCACAACCCCATTCAGTTCCTTCGGTACATTATCATTTGAATCTTTTGCCTTCTCAACGCGCTCGGCTCGCTTAGTTTCTAAAGATGAGCTTGTCGTGCTTGATTTATCAATTGATGTTATTTTAGGGTTTAATGTTGTTTTTGCTTCTAATCCTAAACCATCAACTATATTCTTCTTCACCTAaatcaattattattatcaattacgtAGTAACATTTACTTCAATTCAATAAAATATAGACCTTTTATTTCCTAAGTAAATTTTGTCCTGacttaaaaaaattatataatttacTTTTACTAATTCATATGAAACAAAGCAAAATAATTAACATAAATATAATGAAATAATACCTCAGGATCCGAATCGAGACAGCGAGCTACGTATAAAATTAGAAATAAAGGGACCAAAAAGGTTAAATTTGATTTCATCTTAGCAAATTATTACAGTTAAATCCACATGATTCACACTGCAAAATGAGTGAAAAAAGTTAAATGATAAACTAAATAAACGTTGAGGTTAGAAAGAGTAGTTAAAAAGGAATCTAACCTTGAAGATGAAAACTGTATTTGTGCCGATTTAGGGCTCAAAACAGGAGCCAACTACTCCACATTGATTTTTTCAGCAAATGAGGGGAAAAGGGTTGGGGATTGTGTTGACTACAAAAGTCAAAGCAGCAACATAAGGGTGAAGTGAAGCCAGGTGATTATTTGATTGTGGATTATATGGTTAATGGGCCCAACATAGCCGTGTAGGGGATTATTTAGCCCATTTTAGTTTAGATGCATGGAATCGTTTGAGAAGTTTCATACGGAGTATATTTTTAGTTTTTTTACTACTCGTATTCAGTGGCGGAAGCAGAAATTTTTTTCActgggggcgaatttttttttaaaagggtagcaatttttttgggcaaaaatgAAAGTTTTGGGaaaaaatttgaagatttttggacaaaatttggagGTTTTAGGGAAAGTTTTCGATATTTTTGAGCAAAATTTAATGGTTTTAGggtaaaatatagaggttttgggacaaaatatgaaGACTTTGGGGCAAAAACAATTTCACtattcaaaatttttacactgaaaattgcaaattcgCTGGGGGCGGCTGCCCCCCTCTGTCCCCATTAATTTTCGCCCCTGCTCGTATTATTTTTTAAAAGATGCGTTAGAAATTTGTACAgtgcaaataaataaataataaataatgcaTATTAATTAACAGtggatatataaattaaatatattaatgataaatcTATCATTAGTTGGTGAAAaactataaaataaaataaatagatcCGATAATCTAAAGAAATACAAGTGATGCAAAGTTAACATTTTACGTTGATAGGTGTAGCCATCTTactgatggatttcaatacataaacaaagtcacaaacccattttgttacatataaattcgtgtgtatatgtatatataaagcggaagcaatttcaagtttatgcatgtaaagtttaacccttttaaatttgaaatccattaaagatctagtcttgaaaatacacttaaatgtaaatagagctagttagatgtttatacctactccaaaatggaggtgaagaactaggatgaagaagatgatgtagatgaagaaaacttctaacttgaagcctcaaatctttgatacccacaagcaataatcaacacccaagacttggttaggattttagacacttaaatgctagagtcaaagagtgtgttaaaagttgcaccaatgcatgtgtattagtcataattatatggagtaatca
This window of the Rutidosis leptorrhynchoides isolate AG116_Rl617_1_P2 chromosome 7, CSIRO_AGI_Rlap_v1, whole genome shotgun sequence genome carries:
- the LOC139860464 gene encoding mitochondrial inner membrane protein OXA1-like yields the protein MAFRRSLTTRAKVFAQQQFTPSISYVNHHDDRKNQHSNVKSNNFLQNRLYGVLPNYTNTLRINCAGSNCASFKNPKWSQIYHQAPTITSGFLLARNISSQASSVVNEVSAAMADCSLPVAAMECALDVIHNFTGLHWWASIIIASAIIQILKLPLSMYTIASVEKFKPSKLDITEGQFFKKLQRLEMSHPFLSRLYLSLSSYQEYSLAVSNPSLATRRFEPKTYCKDIADMVQKVPSFKTGGAFWFVDLTTPDLFYFPCWLCLALYIRVDALTKTSGFHDREKIINKISPCLVSLLLVPFLPKAFYLYLITSNLINSTILKKFKKTEHAEVGAALDQSITCSSPLS
- the LOC139860466 gene encoding mitochondrial inner membrane protein OXA1-like produces the protein MAYRRSLTTKLKQFTQQQHRLITPSISHLNHDDENQNNQYPDVKLNRFMQSRSYGGYGNKSYTSSGLGFGGSVNGVSSWSRYRYQLPMRTGGLLLARNISSTTIGDGVDKIEYLTDLADDLTEKTIEVMSNQAPAISEVAIAVADSWPPVAALQYAIDGIHSFTGLNWWASIVITTLIIRTCSIPIMINQLKATTKLTILRPQLEEIKQEMQDKGMSPSAVADGQDKMKAVFKEHGVSTFTPLKGLLFQGPVFVSFFLAIQNMVEKVPSFKTGGVSWFLDLTTADPFYFLPCLTAFSFWITVEFNMQEGLEGNPAASTMKNVSRAFAALTVPLTASFPKALFCYWITSNLFSLVYGLIIKRPGVKKLLNIPIIVPPPPSPAGESKPAFSFFEGMKKYAAAKAMQQRQLEAPTPTTTNQRVSKTSVLSNRIRILEKNAKGRKKNKRA
- the LOC139858557 gene encoding uncharacterized protein yields the protein MVSIGDGKTEKLITLKTNEGSCSLDFIDFLTHNPMKKSNRTPQLTYTNLFRRTPFLGLISLAFVLVLVSVLVCVTYQRRRFLNNGAKYQKLDAELPVSGGPKIDFNEKDGWDDNWGDDWDDVEAPSTPSMPLTPSISSAGVSSRRVNKDAWKD